From the Pseudomonas syringae KCTC 12500 genome, the window CTGGCCTGAAACGGCTGGCTGAGACGGAACTCCGTGTGCGGCTCAGGGATATCGACAGAGAACAGCTCAATCAGCCGTTTGCGCTCGCTGGCGGCCAGAGACGGGTGAAAAATCAGCTGGCTGGTCTGCTCCTGATGATCACTGATCAGCGCCCAGGCGTAGAGCCCCAGACGGGCCTCGGGCAGTTGCAGGTCATCAATGGCCTGATCCGGCAACGGCTCCAGGCGTCGACCAAATTCATAACTCAGATAACCGATCAGGCCGCCAGCGAAGGGCAGCTCGCATTCGTCAGGCAGTTGCGCTGCGCCGAGCGCCTTGAGGCTGTCGCGCAAGCGCTGGAGGTAGGCGGCGCCGTCTTCATCATCGGCAACGCTCAGTTCCTGCAGCGGCCATGCACTGAGCAGGTCATGTCGGCCCCGCACGGCTGTAGGCCTGCCGCTGTCGAGCAGCACCGCACCCGGCGCTTCGCGGATTCGCGCAAAGAACGCGATCGGGTCGGCGCTGTAGGGCAGGGGGTGTATCGAACAGATCGGCATCGTCGAATATCGGTCTTGGAAACGCGGCTGGCGATTGTAGCCTTGCCGGTGCGGCAGTCCTAGCGGTATGTCGGTTCAGACGCCAGGCACATGACCGAACAGGTCCTGGACAAAGCTGACCCGCTCCTGCGCTGATTCCTGGCGTCCTTCGAGAGCCAGTTGCTCCAGACGCGCCTCGACGGCCTGAGTGCGATGGGTAAGGCCGCTGTCGTTGGCGATCTGAATGTTCAGGCCGGGACGGGCGTTGAGCTCCAGAATCAGCGGGCCTTTGTCCTGGTCCAGCACCATGTCGACGCCGATGTAGCCCAGGCCGCACAACTCGTAGCACTCGGCGGCAAGCTTCATGAAGCCGTCCCAGTTGGGCAGTTGCACGCCATCCACCGAGTGGGTGGTGTCCGGGTGCTTGCTGATGATGTTGTTCAGCCAGGTGCCTTGCAGGGTGACGCCGGTGGCCAAGTCCACACCCACGCCAATGGCGCCTTGGTGAAGGTTGGCCTTGCCGCCTGATTGGCGGGTAGGCAGGCGCAGCATGGCCATCACCGGATACCCCATCAGCACGATGATGCGGATGTCCGGTACGCCTTCATAGCTGATGCTTTTGAAGATCGGGTCCGGCACGACCCTGTATTCGATCAGTGCGCGGTCGCGGTGGCCGCCCAATGAATAAAGGCCGGTAAGGATGCTGGATACCTGATGTTCGATTTCCGAGTGGCTGATGATGCGTCCCGAGACGGTGCGAAAGCGCTCCTCGAAACGGTCGGCGATCACCAGAATGCCATCGCCGCCTGCGCCCTGTGCGGGTTTGATCACGAAGTCGCTGTGCGCGCCGATGATCTCGTCGAGCCTGTCGATTTCCTTTTCCGTGGAAATCACGCCGTACATCTCCGGCACATGAATGCCTGCGGCGATGGCGCGCTCCTTGGTGATGATCTTGTCATCGACGATCGGATAGAGGCTGCGCTTGTTGTACTTGAGCACGTAGTCGGCGTTACGTCGATTGATGCCCATGATGCCGCGGGCTTCGAGCGCCTTCCAGGTTTTCCACCAGCCGATCACTTGGCCTTTTCCTCTTTCAGGAATGCCTTGAAGCGCACCAGTTCGGTCAGCCGGTAGCCACGGTATCTGCCCATCGCCAGCATGAAGCCGACCAGCACCAGCAGCACAGCCGGGAAGGTAAAGACGAAATAGGTCAGTTCCGGCACGCTCATGATCAGGTGCGCCAGCGACGCGGCGAACAGCGTACCGATGGCGACCTTCATGGCATGGCTGCCGCCACGCTCTTCCCAGGTGATCGACAGGCGTTCGATGGTCATGGTCAGAATCACCATCGGGAACAGCGCAACCGACAGGCCGCGTTCCAGCCCGAGCTTGTGGCTGAACAGGCTGATGGCGGCGATCAGCACCACGACGAAGGTCAGTACCACCGACAGGCGCGGCAGCATTTGCAGTTTCAGGTGCTCCAGATACGAGCGCAGTGACAGGCCCAGCGCGGTGATCACGGTAAACAGTGCGATGCCGAAGCCCAGTTGCGTTTCCCGGAACGCCAGCGCAATCAGCACCGGGGTGAAGGTGCCCAGTGTCTGCAGGCCGATCAGGTTGCGCAGAATCAGGATGACCAGCACGCCAATCGGGATCATGACCATGATCATGAAGGTCTGCTGGGTCTGCAGCGGCAAGCCGTACAGCGAATAGGCCAGGAAGTCCGAGTCGGTGCTGGCGTCGGTCAGTTTGGCGAG encodes:
- a CDS encoding alpha-L-glutamate ligase-like protein, which translates into the protein MGWWKTWKALEARGIMGINRRNADYVLKYNKRSLYPIVDDKIITKERAIAAGIHVPEMYGVISTEKEIDRLDEIIGAHSDFVIKPAQGAGGDGILVIADRFEERFRTVSGRIISHSEIEHQVSSILTGLYSLGGHRDRALIEYRVVPDPIFKSISYEGVPDIRIIVLMGYPVMAMLRLPTRQSGGKANLHQGAIGVGVDLATGVTLQGTWLNNIISKHPDTTHSVDGVQLPNWDGFMKLAAECYELCGLGYIGVDMVLDQDKGPLILELNARPGLNIQIANDSGLTHRTQAVEARLEQLALEGRQESAQERVSFVQDLFGHVPGV